The nucleotide window ATCCCAACGCCTCAGTATTCGCAGGGCATAGCTCCGAAATGGATAAGTTCAAGAAATGAAAGACCTTTTGTGATGAAATGCATTAAGGTACCCAGGCGCGAATTAGGTCGTATAAGGATAAGGGTAGCTCCTGGGTACCAAATAATTTTTGATGGAGATTTCGCATTAATTCCAGTACTGGAGCCTCAGCAGGGGTATGAAGCTGTGGAGTGCTCCCCTGCACCCAAGGAGACTACGCCTAAATTGAGGGATCTAATCCCTAACGTCTCCTCCTTCTACGTCATAGGAGACATAATGGTGCTGTCCCCCAAGAAGGAGATAATCAAAGCAGAACTGGAGAAATTACTAAAACTTCGCAGAGGAGTAAGGAGCATTTACATCAGGAAAAGAGTCTCGGGAGAATTGAGGATAAACGAGTTGGAGCACGTAGCCGGGGAGAAGAGGACTGTGACGGAATTCAGGGAGGGTGGATTAAGGTTTATTGTTGATATTGCCAAAGTTTACGTTAACCCTTCCATGGCAACAGAGAGACTAAGGTTGGTCAAGTCCATTCCTGAGGGGTCAAGGGTACTGGACGTTTTCACTGGTTATGGGGCTCTTGCCATCCATGTGGCCAGAAAGATAGGGTATGTAGTTGCGGGCGATCTGAATTTAGACGGTCTTTACATGGCTAGGGAGTCGCTGAGACTGAACTCATGTAGGATTTCCATGGACTTAGTGCAGTATGACGCTCGGTACCTACCCTTTAGGGAGAAGTCCTTCGATTGGGTGATTGGGGATAACCCTACCATGATAAACGTATTCCTCCAGGAACTATGTAGGGTGAGCAGGAAGTTCACTGTTGTCTACAGACTTGGGGCTCTGGAAGAGGGATGGGAAAGAGTCAACGACTACTCTAAGGACTTGGTCATAGCTAAGAGAGTTATCCGATGCCAGGATAAAGATGTCTACTGAACCTTCCTTCAGCTTAAGTACCAGATCCCTCCTGAGATCCCTTGCGGACTTGTCAGCTTTGATTAGTATGGTAGCGTCAGAGATGAAGTCAGACCTCCTCACGATTAGCTTAACGGGAGAACTGAAGGTCAGCTCTTTCGAACCTCTCCCGGTAACCATTTCAAGGACTCCGTCCTTATGGATCAGCACATATCCGTAACCTCCCCTCTTCAGAATAGCCTTGACATCTTCAGAAAGGTCCGTTGAGCCTTTTGTGGAATTGATACATATTATGCAGTCTCCCCTTCGAGTAAGATAGTCCTCCCTTGTTATCTCCAGGGTACTTCTATGTTTAGCAAGTACGTTCCGGTGTCCAGAGCACGTCAAGGTGTCAACTGCTATCATCCTTCTTCAGTATAAAGGTCCTCCCTCTAATATCTAAAAGTTCACTCTTAGTTTCCTTGGCGATCAACTGGGCCACCTCTAACCTATCGCAGGACCGGTCAAGTAACCTGATCTTGATCACTTCGTGCTCCTTTAGGTGTCTTTCTATTTCTTTCTTGGTCTCCTCTGTGAAACCCTTCTTTCCGATTCTTACCTCTGCGCTCCCTTCTATCACTTCCCTTAAGCTTCTCCTGGTTTCTCGTGTCATATCTTCTAGTCCACCCACAAACTAAACACGTTCTAATTAAAATCTTCGACCTTATCCTTCTCCTCTCAGTCACCCCTACGATTAAGGGGGTCTTACATTTCCTACAAAAGCTTCTCTTTACCCTCAAGGGGAGCTTCACTCTAGCCTTGGAGGTGTATTGAAGTCCTAGATCCACGTACTTCCTCGCTAGGTCTAACTCACCTTTGGAGGCTAGGAGCGCCGCCTCCATTATGAGCTCAACGGCCCTTTGACTTACCTCCTCTCGTTTCAACGGTTAAAATGGGAAGGAAACCATTATAAAGCCAGATCCTCTCTTTTCGCAATGAACGTCGTTTTCTTGGACTCCTCTGTGGAGTTGGTTCCTGAAGAGATATCAGGGCATCCAAGCGTAGTCAAGAACGCGAGAAAGTTCGGCAAGAACCCCACTGAGGTCCTTCTAGATATTTCTCTGCACTACTACGCTATGAGTAAGCTCAGTAATAAGGAGAAAAGAGGAAGACCAGACATTCTTCACAACGCCCTGACGATGTTGTTGACCTACCCCTCATTCCAAGGGGAGGTATACGTCCATACGGTGGACTCTAAGATAATATGGGTTTCTAGCAAAATGAGGCCTCCGAAGAATTACCTGCGATTTGTAGGTTTGATGGAACAACTACTAGTTAACGGGCGTATTCCTCCTACGGGAGATGCCCTCATGGAGGTAACAAATTTAACTCTGAGCGAAGTTGTGAAGGACGAAGGGCTCATTGTGCTGGACGAGAAAGGGGATAGGACAGATGCAAATTCCCTATGCCAGAGGAGAGAGTTCATTGGGATAGGGGCTTTTCCTCACGGTGACTTCAGTGAAGAAGTTAAAAGGTCTTCGAAAACGTTCCTGTCCGTGAGCGACAAAGTCTTGGAGACCCAACACGTAGTCTGTAAGCTGCTTTCCGCATGCTTTTAATTCTAGGTGGAGAACTTAGCCTTAGCGTAGATTATTCCCCCAGGAGAGGGAGTCAGATCTAACACCGTGAAACCGTAGCTCTCTAGAACCTTTTTAAATACCATTGAGGCACAGAAGGTCGACTCCAGGCTGAAACCTGTCCCGGTAAGCCTAACCTCGAACTCATCGTCCTCTATTTTCTTAACTTTCAGATCCTTAATCGGTAACACTGACTTCACGTTCTCATAAACTACAATCAATTCCTCCAGAGTGGAAGCTCTAGACTTGAGATAGGACGCCACCTGTAGTCCAGCTCCCTCACAAACTGTCTGAAACGCCTTTTGATCCTTTTCATAGGCCAGCTTAGCTAGGCTTTCAATATACCAAGAGGTTATGGGAACTACGTCAAGGTCTTTGAATATTTTGTGTAACTCTACAAGCTCCTGCAGCTTAGTCGAATCCTCTCCCATCCTTATCATCTCTAACATAGCCCTGAGGGCTAAGTTCGTCAAGGAGAAGATCGTGTACCCGCGACTCTTAGCCTCCTTTTCCAACTCCTTTATTAACTCACTGTCTGCAGCTATGTTAACTCTTCCCAACTTTGTTCGTAAATATATACATTTTAATACTTTATAAAATCTCTGTAATGTATTTTACAAACTAAAGCTTGTAGAAGAGAGGTCAGTGGGGAGTAAAAGCAACAACGTCGAAGATTATAAATAAAATTAGAAGGATTATAAATCCTCCTAAATACCAGTTGCCATCCTGGAATAATGCCTTTATTAAGTCAATCAAGGAATTTATCTCCTTTTTGTCCCGGCTCGCCATGATATACACTACATCTTTTTATGATATAAAACTTTTCTCCATTAATTCTATAATAAGTCTATTAACTCTGTCAAGTCTTCTCAACCTAAACTGGGCCTATTTGGTTCTTTATTTGAAAAAACGAATTGGCTACCTCATTCGATGTACTTTAGATGAGATAAAGGATTGAGAGGAATTTCCATAGAGGAGTTTCCATAAAGGATAGCCCGCCTTGGGATGATACCACGCGTGCAAGTCTGAGGTCATAAAATTCAGATGAAAAGTAGACTTTGAGAACACCCTTAATCTCAAATGCGTTAAATGATGGGTCTGGTAAAATCCTTAGCTGTGGTGGAAAAAAGTAAATGTGCGTGATTCTTTATTTCATAAATTACTTCCATGACTTCCTTTACGTGTGCCTCGGGGATTGATAATTCAGCCAGATAAATGATACTTTCATCCTTAATCCACATTACGTACCTCAAAAATGGTAAATATTGTAAGCTCTCCTTTATCTCCTCATATGGGGTAATCACATCGAGAATGAAATCCCTTCTGCCGTAGTCCACAACAAAACCCTGAATGGTGCCCAAGTTGAGCGAAGACTTGAGTATATCGTTCATGGACGAAGTTGTTGAAAAAGCGGATGCGTCTATAGGTTCCACCTCCCCTTCATAGGAGAACTCGTAGACCTGGGGCTCTGACCTCCCCTCGTAATCCAATCTCCAAGTGTCCATCATTACGTCGTAAGCCTCGGGTATCCCGGAGAAATTTTCAAATTTCACAACGGAAGCTCCGCGTTTGGAGAAGAGGATGGAGAAATTACCCTTAAGGTTAACCCTACTGTAAATCCCGCCATTAATATCTCTATGAAAAGTGACCTTTAGGAACTTATTGGCTGGGACAGGTGAGAACGATAGGTTCTTAACGGAGTTCAAAAGGTTTATAATATCCGCCTCGCTCTCTCCAACTAGCCTTGATATGAGTTCTACGTTGGGCCCTACTCTCCTCAACATCCTCAAGAGGTTTGGAAATTCAAGCATCAGTTTCTCTATGGTTGATAAGTCTAGGACCTAAAAAGCTCTCTAGGTACCTGAAACCGCTTCGTCTTGTTCTTCCGGGGACTCGTCTCATGATGGGTTTCAGTTGATATAAACTCGGCTGGTTTAGTCATATTACGTCCAGGCTCCTGACTGCCGGAAGGATTCCTTTCTCCGATGTTAGTCTGTAAAACTTACCTAGACCCTCCATCACCTTATCTTGAGGTACGTTATACTCCTGTATGTCAGCCCATATGGTCTTTTCGACTATCTCCTTGTCCATACTGACTTTCTGGGATTCGCTCATTATCTCCACGTCCCTGGGTATTACTCTGTCCAAGTTCTTCTCGGCGTACCTCTTACTCCTCTCATACAGCTCCTTGAACTTCAAGGCCACGTCCTTCCCAACGTCTTTGGAGATCACCACGGTACCCATAGGCATGGGCGATCCTCCGGATACCTTAGTCCACATCTCCCACATGCTAGAAACAACGAAAGGTTTAACACCTAACTTCTGCATAGCGTACATCATCTTTATTTCGTGGACTGCCACCAACACGTCCCCTTCTTTTCCCAAGGCTTTGATTTCATCCAGAACCCTGGGGATGATCTTTAGTCTCTTGTATTTACCAACCAGGAGTCGGTAGAGAGTAAAAGCCGAGGTATTGGGTCCGTGCACTATTAGGACGTTGTTGCTCAGATCCGTCAACTTCATTGGGGTCAACGATAGTATAGGCATCCCTGTTATGCCGTCGACGGCAGTAGCGACCGCATTTCCGAGGATGTAGTAGTCATCCTGAATGTAAGGGTACATGGCAGCTGAAGGGACTGATACGTCCACTGATTTAGTCAAAACGCTCATGTTAACGTCTTGAACCGTCGGGATTACTTCAAACTCTAGGTTTATTCCGTCCTCTTTTACCCAACCTTCCATCAAGGGTATGAAGGGATATAGATCCCCGGAGTCAGCTAATGCACCAACTTTTATTGTTACCATGGGGTTATATCAAGTCCTGTGGATAAAAATGTTAGTTTGTCTCGGTTCAACAAATCCAGTTAAGCTCAAGGCAGTCAAGGATGCGTTGGAGGAAATAGGTCTCGGCTGGGAGGTTAAGGAGGTTGACGTAGACTCCGGAGTTGACAGGCAGCCCTTTTGCGAAGAGACCATGGCTGGAGCTAGAAATAGGGCTCTGAAAGTAATGGAGGACGAGAGCTGTAACTTGGGTGTAGGGATAGAGGGGGGTATATGCTTCATTAGGAACCGGCTTATGGCTTACGCAGTAGTTTACGTCATAGGTAGGGATCAAAGAGAAAATTTTTCCTTTTCTCCCGCCTTCTCCCTGCCCAATAATCTAGCCAAACTAGTTCTCGAGGGGCGGGAACTAGGGGAAGCCACTGACATACTTTACGGAAGGAGGGATAGCAAGAAAGCGGAAGGAGCTGTCGGTGTACTCACCGGAATAATTGACAGAGCGAGGCTTTACAAGGACTCTGTAATTTTAGCCCTCTATCCCTTTTATTCCAAGGGTAGCTAAAATAGTTCCTAATACCGTGACTAAGAGCCAGCCCAAACCTGTCACCGTAACATACTCTTGACCTTTTTAGCTAGAACCGGTGCTAGTGCCCATCCGAACCTGTAACCTGTCACCACAATAGCGTTCTCAAGTCTGGTTATCACTGGTTTGCCATCCCCCGAGACAGCCCTGAAGCCTACCCTAACCTCCACTGGATTAACCTTTAAGCCCAAGTACCTGGAAAAGACCTCCAAGGTCTTCTCAACCTGACCTTTATCAATTTTTTCCTCTTCCGAGGGGTAGGAGTCTCCATTTAATAGAGTATATCCAAATCCCTCTACCCCAAGCCTATCCTCGAGCAACAGGACGTTTTTCATGCCCAGAGGAGGGGTCTTTATTACGTGCCCCTTGTAGGGCTTCACGTCAACGAGACTCTTCAGTAACTTCATCCTATCGTAACCAAGGGCAAAAACGTATTGCTCCGCCTGAACCTCTCCTATGTCAGTGACTGCCTTGGTCACTCTATTCTTCTCAAGCTCTACGCTCTTGAGTTCAGCCTTAACCACTTTAGTGGAAAGTTTAGACAGTAACTTCTCACCATTAACGTGAAGAACTTTACCTAAATCCTCGCTCTCTTGATGCAGTTTTGGCTCCAACTCCCTAGTTTCATTTGGGCTCAAAACCTTGTTGCCTCTTGGGGGAACCCTAAGGAGGTTCAGTTCCTTATATTCAACGCCCAACTCGTCACAAAGTTTCATGTATTCCATCATGGATTCCCTGCATTGATCCTCTAGATCACCGCACAAGCCGGGCATAACGTTCCATAGGCTAGCTAAGGAATTTCTAGGTCTCCCTTCACTATCCATTACTATTGCGTCCTGGAGATAGCGTGCGGTGAGAAGACCTGTTATACCTCCCCCAAATATGACCAGCCTATTCACAACTTTTTTTATGTTATTCTAATATAAACTTTTTTAATCTCTTATGGTTTAATCTAGTTTATGAGCGAGGAGAAGGACCCGGAGCTGGAAGCGTTGTTACAGAAAAAAATTAAACAGATGATGGGGCATAGGAATGCCATGGAGAAAGAGGAGACTGTAAAACACTTAGACTCTAAGAACTTCGACGAGTTCATAAAGGGAAGAAAAGTGGCAGTTGTTGACTTTTGGGCAGAGTGGTGCGCCCCGTGCTTCATTTTAGCCCCTGTAATTGAGGAATTAGCAAGGGATTACCCGCAGGTGGGTTTCGGCAAGATAAACTCCGATGAGAATCAGGACGTGGCAATGAGATACGGGGTTATGAGCCTTCCTACAGTGATCTTCTTTAAGGATGGAGAACCTGTGGATGAAGTCATAGGGGCTGTACCAAGAGAAGAGCTTGAACTGAGACTTAGAGGTCTGCTGGGCGATTGAGATGAAGGCGTTATTGATAGGAGTTGACGGTTTGAGTTACTCTAGTTTCATGAAATGCAACCCGAGATTCCTATTGACTCTGTTCAGTAGTACCTTTAGGGGAGTGGTCTTAAATAGGAGACCCCAGTATCCGTCTTCATCGTGGCTTTCAATCCTAGAGATGAGGGAAGTCCAACCATCCACATTCGACGTGAGTCCTGAGGACCTTACACTGATTAAGGAGACTAAAGCTGTTCCTGTTAACCTCCCCATATCCAACCCGACATTCGGTGAAGTTAGCCTAAAGTATGGCGAAGTGAGCCTTCAGGACGAGCTCGATAAAGTCACCGAGACTATTCTTAGCGCAGTGGAAAAAAGACCTGTAATAGCAGGTATAACTGGATTAGACGCCCTTCTTCATAGGGGGGGAGATAAGTGCCAGGCATACTCAATAGTGGATAACGCCTTAAGGAAATTGGTGAACGCTGTTGACGACTTTATTATCTTTTCCCCCTTCGGTGAACCCAAGTCGGCATCGGAAACTGACCACGAAGACTACGGAATCTATCTCTCAACGGTGCCTAGACCATCGGATCACGAGACAGTCAAGTTACCTGAAATAGGTTACCTGTTTCTGAAACTGGTGACAGGATCATAGGCCTAACATCCTGGCAGAACAAGAGTTGGATACTAAGGGTTTGCTCGGTTCTGTTTACCCTTCTAGAATAGCTATTTAGGTATGAGAGCCCGTTTCATTACCAATGAAAGTCAGCGTAATCATTTCGTCCCAGGACCCTGTAGGGAAGACTTTGAAGAGGCTAGGGTACCAGTTTGAGGAGATTACGGAGGACGTGGTCGACTTTAGCTACAATAAGGGTGACGCAGTAATAATGATTTGTAGGCATGAAAGTTCGTCCAGAACTCCCACCATAACTGTACACCACCCTGGAAACCCTGGGGGAAAGCCCCTTGGGGGAAAGCCATGGGAGCTAGGCATTGCCAACCCTAGACTTCTCACCTCCATCTTTAGAGAAATACTAAAAATGGACACTGACCTGGACAAGGTAATAGAGGCTACACACCACGGTCCAACAAACCTGCCGGTCTCTGTAACCTTTGTAGAAATCGGAAGTGATGAGCGTTTCTGGACAAACCAAGGCTTAGTGGACTCCCTGGCAAGAGCTGTCCTTCGTGGGATAGAGAACTTTGAGAATACAGATTGCTCTTCCACTTACCTAGTTTTCGGGGGACCGCATTACTCCAGGACAGCCTCGTCCCTAGCCAAGATGAACTGTATTTCACATATTATCTCAAAACATTTTATTTCAGAATTAAACTCGAACCTTATATTTCAAGCAATAGAACGTAATGTAACAAAACCAAATACCGCTATTCTAGACAGCATCCAACGGGAAAAGAGAGAAATGATAACCAATATATTAAGCTCTAATAATATATCTTTCCAATTTAGATAACAAACTATTCGAAATTATTGGGGACCCTATGGCAAGGATCTTAGGTGAGGACATCACCTCAATTGCAGTCACACTCGCATTGGGGATGGATATACCGTGTGCAGATATATCGTCCAAGTCCAAGATGCTTGCTATAACAGCCCGTATGGGGTCGTAATGACTCACGGCTACAACTACTTGTTCAGGCTTTAAGGAGCTAATGAACTCTAACACCCTCTTTTTCAGGATGTCCCAAGGTTCGAGATCCCTTACTTCCAGCTGTCCTTTGGCAATTTTGAGTTTCCAATGGTCTGTGGGATCAAACTTCTTGTTATTTAGCTCTCCCAACCACCTCTCCCTCAGTCTTTCATCTATAACCGGGACTAGTCCCAGTTCGTCACCTATTATCCTCGCGGTTTGGTAGGCCCTTAGTATAGGACTAGTAAATATTGTATTTATTTTGATCTTTTTCAACTCCTGGGCTACTTTCTTTGCTTGCTCCCTTCCCTCCTCTGTGAGTGGAAAATTGTGTACGTCATGGGATAATATCTT belongs to Metallosphaera tengchongensis and includes:
- a CDS encoding class I SAM-dependent methyltransferase, whose protein sequence is MKCIKVPRRELGRIRIRVAPGYQIIFDGDFALIPVLEPQQGYEAVECSPAPKETTPKLRDLIPNVSSFYVIGDIMVLSPKKEIIKAELEKLLKLRRGVRSIYIRKRVSGELRINELEHVAGEKRTVTEFREGGLRFIVDIAKVYVNPSMATERLRLVKSIPEGSRVLDVFTGYGALAIHVARKIGYVVAGDLNLDGLYMARESLRLNSCRISMDLVQYDARYLPFREKSFDWVIGDNPTMINVFLQELCRVSRKFTVVYRLGALEEGWERVNDYSKDLVIAKRVIRCQDKDVY
- a CDS encoding YhbY family RNA-binding protein, which produces MGKKGFTEETKKEIERHLKEHEVIKIRLLDRSCDRLEVAQLIAKETKSELLDIRGRTFILKKDDSS
- a CDS encoding ribonuclease P protein component 4; its protein translation is MEAALLASKGELDLARKYVDLGLQYTSKARVKLPLRVKRSFCRKCKTPLIVGVTERRRIRSKILIRTCLVCGWTRRYDTRNQEKLKGSDRRERRGKNRKEGFHRGDQERNRKTPKGARSDQDQVT
- a CDS encoding 16S rRNA methyltransferase — encoded protein: MNVVFLDSSVELVPEEISGHPSVVKNARKFGKNPTEVLLDISLHYYAMSKLSNKEKRGRPDILHNALTMLLTYPSFQGEVYVHTVDSKIIWVSSKMRPPKNYLRFVGLMEQLLVNGRIPPTGDALMEVTNLTLSEVVKDEGLIVLDEKGDRTDANSLCQRREFIGIGAFPHGDFSEEVKRSSKTFLSVSDKVLETQHVVCKLLSACF
- a CDS encoding MqnA/MqnD/SBP family protein, whose product is MVTIKVGALADSGDLYPFIPLMEGWVKEDGINLEFEVIPTVQDVNMSVLTKSVDVSVPSAAMYPYIQDDYYILGNAVATAVDGITGMPILSLTPMKLTDLSNNVLIVHGPNTSAFTLYRLLVGKYKRLKIIPRVLDEIKALGKEGDVLVAVHEIKMMYAMQKLGVKPFVVSSMWEMWTKVSGGSPMPMGTVVISKDVGKDVALKFKELYERSKRYAEKNLDRVIPRDVEIMSESQKVSMDKEIVEKTIWADIQEYNVPQDKVMEGLGKFYRLTSEKGILPAVRSLDVI
- the yjjX gene encoding inosine/xanthosine triphosphatase, with amino-acid sequence MLVCLGSTNPVKLKAVKDALEEIGLGWEVKEVDVDSGVDRQPFCEETMAGARNRALKVMEDESCNLGVGIEGGICFIRNRLMAYAVVYVIGRDQRENFSFSPAFSLPNNLAKLVLEGRELGEATDILYGRRDSKKAEGAVGVLTGIIDRARLYKDSVILALYPFYSKGS
- a CDS encoding NAD(P)/FAD-dependent oxidoreductase — translated: MNRLVIFGGGITGLLTARYLQDAIVMDSEGRPRNSLASLWNVMPGLCGDLEDQCRESMMEYMKLCDELGVEYKELNLLRVPPRGNKVLSPNETRELEPKLHQESEDLGKVLHVNGEKLLSKLSTKVVKAELKSVELEKNRVTKAVTDIGEVQAEQYVFALGYDRMKLLKSLVDVKPYKGHVIKTPPLGMKNVLLLEDRLGVEGFGYTLLNGDSYPSEEEKIDKGQVEKTLEVFSRYLGLKVNPVEVRVGFRAVSGDGKPVITRLENAIVVTGYRFGWALAPVLAKKVKSMLR
- the trxA gene encoding thioredoxin — translated: MSEEKDPELEALLQKKIKQMMGHRNAMEKEETVKHLDSKNFDEFIKGRKVAVVDFWAEWCAPCFILAPVIEELARDYPQVGFGKINSDENQDVAMRYGVMSLPTVIFFKDGEPVDEVIGAVPREELELRLRGLLGD
- a CDS encoding D-aminoacyl-tRNA deacylase, whose protein sequence is MKVSVIISSQDPVGKTLKRLGYQFEEITEDVVDFSYNKGDAVIMICRHESSSRTPTITVHHPGNPGGKPLGGKPWELGIANPRLLTSIFREILKMDTDLDKVIEATHHGPTNLPVSVTFVEIGSDERFWTNQGLVDSLARAVLRGIENFENTDCSSTYLVFGGPHYSRTASSLAKMNCISHIISKHFISELNSNLIFQAIERNVTKPNTAILDSIQREKREMITNILSSNNISFQFR
- a CDS encoding 2,3-diphosphoglycerate-dependent phosphoglycerate mutase, which gives rise to MTLILFIRHGQSVSNINKILSHDVHNFPLTEEGREQAKKVAQELKKIKINTIFTSPILRAYQTARIIGDELGLVPVIDERLRERWLGELNNKKFDPTDHWKLKIAKGQLEVRDLEPWDILKKRVLEFISSLKPEQVVVAVSHYDPIRAVIASILDLDDISAHGISIPNASVTAIEVMSSPKILAIGSPIISNSLLSKLERYIIRA